Proteins from a genomic interval of Fusarium oxysporum Fo47 chromosome I, complete sequence:
- a CDS encoding FAD dependent oxidoreductase, producing the protein MTNTVVVIGAGVIGLTSALLLAKEGNKVTVVGKHMPGDYDAEYASPWAGANVIPLSPKDASRWERRTWIALKRLVEETPEAGIHFQTTHVLRRNKDTESAKSGFSAHFYADNPWFKEIFNNFRNNHPSEVATGYDSGFQYQGVCINTAIYLPWLLGQCLKYGVVVKRAILTHINEAKYLSHTGEKANIIVNATGIGSLKLGGVQDTTVAPARGQIVLVRNETPKNLPLFMCSSALDESGEEIYAMQRAAGGGTVIGGTYQIGNWDTQPDPNTANRIMQRIVDLCPDIAGGKGITGLSVIRHGVGFRPYRKGGLRLEEEKLDDETWVIHNYGHSGWGYMGSYGCAEGVVELVDKVTDKTRAKL; encoded by the exons atgacaaaTACCGTTGTCGTTATCGG TGCTGGTGTGATTGGCCTCACCTCAGCATTGTTGCTGGCCAAGGAGGGTAACAAAGTCACCGTTGTCGGCAAGCATATGCCCGGCGACTATGATGCCGAGTATGCCTCACCATGGGCCGGAGCCAATGTCATTCC CTTATCACCAAAGGACGCAAGTCGCTGGGAACGAAGAACATGGATCGCCTTAAAGAGACTTGTCGAGGAGACCCCTGAGGCGGGCATTCATTTCCAGA CAACGCATGTTCTTCGTCGGAATAAAGACACAGAGTCCGCCAAATCTGGATTCTCAGCCCATTTCTACGCCGATAACCCATGGTTCAAAgaaatcttcaacaacttccGAAACAACCATCCATCCGAAGTCGCAACAGGCTACGACTCTGGCTTCCAATACCAAGGAGTTTGCATCAACACAGCCATCTATCTCCCCTGGCTTCTCGGCCAATGCCTCAAATACGGCGTCGTCGTAAAGCGCGCTATTCTAACTCACATCAATGAAGCCAAATATCTCAGTCATACTGGAGAAAAAGCTAACATCATCGTAAACGCCACTGGTATCGGATCTCTAAAGCTCGGAGGCGTGCAAGACACAACCGTCGCACCAGCACGGGGTCAAATCGTCCTCGTTCGCAACGAAACACCCAAGAACTTACCACTCTTCATGTGTTCTAGCGCCCTCGATGAAAGCGGTGAGGAGATCTACGCTATGCAGAGAGCAGCTGGCGGTGGTACGGTTATTGGTGGGACGTATCAGATTGGGAATTGGGATACACAGCCTGATCCGAACACCGCGAACCGGATCATGCAGAGAATTGTAGATCTTTGTCCTGACATCGCTGGTGGAAAGGGAATTACTGGGTTAAGTGTTATCCGTCATGGTGTTGGGTTTAGGCCTTATAGAAAGGGGGGATTGAGgctggaagaggagaaattGGATGATGAGACGTGGGTTATTCATAATTATGGGCATTCTGGATGGGGATATATGGGGTCTTATGGTTGCGCGGAGGGAGtggttgagcttgttgacaAGGTCACTGATAAGACTCGGGCAAAGCTGTGA
- a CDS encoding proline racemase family — translation MRSKRVISIVTCHAEGEVGDVIIGGVLDVPAKTMHDKLTYYMAERDDLRQLLLQEPRGRLEMSVNLVVPPCRPDADAGFLIMAPGDWVPMSGSNCVCTTTVLLETGIVPMVEPVTTVRLDTAAGLVVATAECENGKCRSVSFDNVPAFVYALDKEIAVPGLGTLVVDIAYGGQWYVLVKAEALGLRVETVNADRLIDFGKRLKQAVLANCMPTHPENPAICGINNVIITEPLENGQEGKTVKHTVVVTPGRLDRSPCGTGSSSRLAILHARGLIEEGESVKFRSIINTEFVGRIRGTTKVGELDAVLPTVKGRAWITGEKNVHLDPEDPFPTGFLL, via the coding sequence ATGCGGTCAAAACGAGTCATCTCAATCGTCACATGCCACGCAGAAGGCGAAGTCGGCGATgtcatcatcggcggcgTCCTCGACGTACCAGCCAAAACAATGCACGATAAGCTCACATACTACATGGCTGAGCGAGATGATCTTCGACAACTacttctccaagaacctAGAGGGCGCTTAGAGATGAGCGTTAACTTGGTCGTCCCGCCGTGTCGACCTGATGCAGACGCTGGGTTTCTTATCATGGCGCCGGGAGATTGGGTCCCCATGTCTGGATCGAATTGTGTCTGCACGACGACTGTTCTTCTCGAGACAGGGATCGTACCCATGGTTGAGCCTGTTACTACTGTGAGGTTGGACACAGCTGCGGGATTGGTGGTTGCGACGGCCGAGTGTGAGAATGGGAAGTGCAGATCTGTCTCTTTTGATAACGTCCCGGCGTTTGTTTATGCTCTTGATAAAGAGATTGCGGTCCCTGGGCTCGGAACTCTGGTGGTGGACATTGCGTATGGAGGACAGTGGTATGTGCTTgtcaaagcagaagctcTGGGTCTCAGAGTGGAAACAGTCAATGCAGATCGTCTCATTGATTTCGGCAAGAGATTGAAACAAGCGGTCTTGGCGAACTGCATGCCCACGCATCCTGAGAACCCGGCTATCTGCGGAATCAACAACGTCATCATCACAGAACCGTTAGAGAACGGACAAGAAGGCAAGACTGTTAAGCATACTGTTGTTGTCACACCCGGAAGATTGGATAGAAGTCCTTGTGGAACGGGGAGTTCATCCCGTCTGGCTATTCTGCATGCGAGGGGCCTTATTGAGGAGGGAGAGTCGGTCAAGTTTAGGAGTATTATTAATACGGAGTTTGTGGGGAGGATTAGAGGGACGACGAAGGTTGGGGAGTTGGATGCGGTGCTTCCGACTGTTAAGGGGAGGGCTTGGATTACGGGGGAGAAGAATGTTCATCTTGATCCGGAGGATCCTTTTCCCACTGGGTTTCTACTCTAG
- a CDS encoding uncharacterized protein (domain of unknown function-domain containing protein) has translation MSSSILFAAGLLVGAAQAYTQVNVASPFMLKNIDPIVFPGEYSKSHLHSFFGSDAVTVNTKTSAELQKGCTNAENPNDLSVYWIPTPLYTADGKNFEPIPVMRFSAYYNLGETPAEVPIPQNLRMVAGDANAQTQADMPADAKVEWMCESEAVPLGANGFPTSTCGTHLQQLLYFPQCVNEQTLETAYKSRDYGTANWCPEGSKSMPQLRFSIRYDLRKVLPNGWSGEAPFKLACGNAFCSHGDFINGWTEEAAKNMVATTADKRKFSAVEGALGDPHAGPTCEAKDADPEHGTSDYNESVAVMNKRDVSAWGWKSKARVVRA, from the coding sequence ATGTCTTCCTCCATTCTTTTCGCTGCCGGCCTTCTTGTCGGCGCCGCTCAGGCCTACACCCAAGTCAACGTTGCTTCTCCCTTTatgctcaagaacatcgaTCCAATTGTCTTCCCCGGCGAGTACAGCAAGTCTCATCTTCATTCGTTCTTCGGCTCCGATGCTGTGactgtcaacaccaagaccagcgCGGAACTGCAGAAGGGCTGCACCAATGCCGAGAACCCCAACGATCTTTCTGTCTACTGGATTCCGACGCCGCTTTACACCGCGGATGGAAAGAACTTCGAACCTATCCCTGTTATGCGCTTCAGTGCGTATTACAACCTTGGCGAAACACCCGCTGAGGTTCCTATTCCTCAGAACTTGAGAATGGTGGCGGGTGATGCCAATGCGCAGACTCAAGCCGATATGCCAGCTGATGCCAAAGTGGAGTGGATGTGCGAAAGCGAGGCTGTTCCTCTCGGCGCCAACGGTTTCCCTACTTCAACCTGCGGCACTCATCTCCAGCAACTCCTCTACTTCCCCCAGTGCGTCAACGAACAAACCCTCGAAACAGCCTACAAGTCCCGCGACTACGGCACTGCCAACTGGTGTCCTGAGGGCAGCAAGTCCATGCCCCAGCTGCGCTTCAGCATCCGCTACGATCTCCGCAAGGTCCTCCCCAACGGTTGGAGCGGCGAGGCGCCGTTCAAGCTTGCGTGTGGAAATGCTTTCTGCTCGCATGGTGATTTCATCAATGGCTGGACTGAGGAGGCGGCCAAGAACATGGTTGCTACTACTGCGGATAAGCGGAAGTTTAGTGCCGTTGAGGGTGCGCTTGGAGATCCTCATGCTGGACCTACTTGTGAGGCTAAGGATGCTGATCCGGAGCATGGCACTAGTGACTACAATGAGAGCGTGGCTGTCATGAACAAGCGGGATGTTTCGGCTTGGGGATGGAAGTCCAAGGCTCGTGTTGTTCGCGCTTAG
- a CDS encoding heterokaryon incompatibility protein-domain-containing protein: MLWVDALCIDQNNIKERGHQVNRMGEIYGKADKVIIWLGYLSGNAAKLKSAITLFEDRVENLPGIPRKWPREDPRWKSRWKQVEADLGPSCHDELVDGLQSFMEKPWFSRVWILQEVANAKRTTVKCNLGEIPGKIFALLPIVMDVTVTEQCQAVLDIMPDPSKPSTSRKQDRNLCNLLWKFRGCKATDPRDRIYALIGMASDIETVGIQADYSKEEKVVIREFCEHLLGQGWAVSLPASTIEELQSKLPSVSKELLMQKLEKESSVDSLKQFIRRQGPISALDISAVLEIMQYGSEIMSQFLDQCEETVSVHPETALRCLQKYPNVLEVLLQKPDLIIEDMPKFIAQAMEHRPEFLERLLGSSSESDQLRDDALMEAISRGMPSCQPFLNQCRHSVKITQKMLRRAVFVSSRRRGVLELLLEVAESPVPLFENIFLEATLDEPKGVRFVNKKGQPALATKELISDGIDEGEEVLRFYLDNMKQPIELEEKLFLKAIEKVPKRLQSLLERSIQPFNVTEKVYEEAFRAGSKVFKLIFRDWASRPRITERIVELGILCGSGYIEIFKQDFLGKLQITDQIISAARDKKTLEMLLEIRKAEEDVREDAAVTAIETGPKAFDALYNQAGTNFKVTAQIVKAAKRQGYAFHMLIEGRQSEVDAVFLAKKKDTDSPQVP; this comes from the coding sequence ATGCTCTGGGTTGATGCTCTGTGCATTGACCAGAACAATATCAAGGAGCGCGGCCATCAAGTCAACCGCATGGGTGAGATCTATGGGAAAGCCGACAAAGTGATCATCTGGCTTGGCTATCTGAGTGGCAATGCCGCAAAGCTAAAATCCGCCATCACCCTGTTCGAAGATCGAGTTGAGAATCTACCGGGAATCCCTCGGAAATGGCCGCGCGAAGATCCCCGATGGAAGTCTCGGTGGAAGCAGGTTGAAGCGGACCTCGGACCATCTTGCCATGATGAATTAGTCGATGGCCTCCAAAGTTTCATGGAAAAACCCTGGTTTTCGAGAGTCTGGATTTTGCAGGAAGTGGCCAATGCGAAAAGAACCACCGTGAAGTGTAATCTGGGGGAAATACCTGGCAAGATATTTGCCTTACTTCCTATTGTTATGGACGTTACAGTCACTGAACAGTGTCAAGCTGTCCTGGATATAATGCCTGATCCATCAAAACCCTCGACATCACGAAAACAAGATCGAAACCTCTGCAACTTGCTGTGGAAGTTCAGAGGGTGCAAAGCTACGGATCCAAGGGATAGGATCTATGCATTGATTGGGATGGCATCTGATATAGAAACCGTCGGTATCCAAGCTGATTATtccaaggaagagaaggtgGTTATTCGAGAGTTTTGTGAACATCTTCTGGGCCAGGGTTGGGCCGTCAGTCTACCAGCTTCAACCATTGAAGAACTACAGTCGAAACTTCCATCTGTGTCTAAAGAGCTTCTCATGCAGAAACTTGAGAAAGAAAGCTCGGTAGATTCTTTAAAGCAATTTATTCGCCGGCAAGGCCCGATATCGGCTCTCGATATTTCGGCAGTGTTGGAAATCATGCAGTATGGAAGTGAGATCATGAGTCAATTTCTTGATCAGTGTGAAGAGACAGTTTCGGTTCACCCAGAGACTGCATTGAGGTGCCTTCAGAAGTACCCGAATGTCCTCGAGGTACTTCTCCAGAAGCCGGATCTCATCATTGAAGACATGCCGAAGTTTATCGCTCAAGCGATGGAGCACCGCCCAGAATTTCTAGAACGACTCCTCGGATCATCCTCCGAGTCAGATCAGCTAAGGGATGATGCATTAATGGAAGCAATTTCAAGAGGTATGCCTTCATGTCAACCATTTCTCAACCAATGTCGTCATAGTGTCAAAATAACGCAaaagatgttgaggagggcTGTATTTGTTAGCTCTCGCCGCCGAGGAgtccttgagcttcttcttgaggttgCTGAGTCTCCGGTCCCTTTGTTTGAAAATATCTTTCTCGAAGCGACTCTTGACGAACCTAAAGGAGTTCGATTCGTCAATAAAAAGGGACAGCCTGCCCTGGCAACGAAAGAACTGATTAGTGATGGTATAGACGAGGGAGAGGAAGTTCTTCGGTTCTATCTTGACAACATGAAACAACCAATCGAGCTAGAAGAAAAACTTTTTCTTAAAGCTATCGAGAAAGTCCCGAAACGACTTCAGTCCCTGTTAGAGAGGAGTATTCAGCCTTTCAATGTGACAGAGAAGGTATACGAAGAAGCCTTCAGAGCCGGGAGTAAAGTATTCAAGCTTATTTTCCGTGATTGGGCATCACGTCCAAGAATCACGGAAAGGATCGTAGAGTTGGGAATCTTATGCGGATCGGGTTATATCGAAATCTTTAAGCAAGATTTCCTAGGAAAACTTCAGATTACCGATCAGATAATCAGTGCGGCCAGAGACAAAAAGACTCTGGAGATGCTATTGGAAATACGGAAAGCGGAGGAAGATGTCCGGGAAGATGCCGCAGTAACAGCCATTGAAACTGGACCTAAAGCTTTCGATGCGCTTTATAATCAAGCAGGTACTAACTTTAAAGTCACGGCACAAATCGTCAAGGCAGCGAAGAGACAGGGCTATGCTTTTCACATGTTGATAGAAGGACGCCAAAGTGAAGTTGACGCTGTATTTTTGGCAAAGAAAAAGGACACAGACAGCCCACAGGTACCCTGA
- a CDS encoding fungal-specific transcription factor domain-containing protein, which yields MSESANAKRRLRRIPDESRKRNAQSCDRCRKRRCKCVPDPSGVGCVNCLEHNVTCSYTAPRKTRFYGSVDDLSDRYRCLEAIVRGAFPNETLDHVSDLAQLGQKMGYKMPDVSDPNRTHIRVEDLVQNPSSKERTPSTGPDIITADSRADTSPRSSKSHSEEPHSSLVKDNSGHEHYIGPSGTLNFWNQLRNLVDSNNSPYPSPGREGATKFTQDNTSRLLETDGQDEDDQPPRTAATPQDGPSPGSITSAIARDFTRLPTADMDEILGQFPSNETLDLLIQSYFKNVHDDFPLFHRATFEEEYESFIVEARRSSRLPSRPLRLPDWGWIGCLHMIVVFGSIADRSIPNVDHSALRRRSIAVARGLLPQFISKCSLTNVRVLLLLSLFLHNNNERNAAWNIAGTATRISFALGLHRSDMSASFRPLEREVRKWVFCTLYSFEQFLASSLGRPSGLQELDVEVVPPREGFVEGGIGTDARLVSWSVKLQAILARTRLLHVDINRSSGPTLDEILTALNGWKRDIGKAPGLDVSWIKMEGPALESIDHEGAVDMEELKISLAWKTRAQLRAVLLLHIHFHYIAIVATRPLLLRDVAAARKEDAPKTPVPTHAALCVKHACQLSYLMILLDHFDVINGLSGLDIFYAYCSAMILILRLLRLRPGEGAESIGPDEVMLQSKVRRLVATLRNVINHTDKCGSMKRLAQVVDTFSECANNPTDPPGIANLPPQGINMNNPPYPAGWSAEQVQAQQGQGMALGSMEGLLDFLPFPGFGMAEGSMAQYVPGSEMEMTGWHDMEFLMEGYGDQSRTNY from the exons ATGTCTGAATCTGCAAATGCGAAGCGTCGTCTGCGGCGCATCCCTGACGAATCCCGTAAGAGGAACGCTCAAAGTTGTGATCGTTGTCGAAAG AGGAGGTGCAAATGTGTACCTGATCCTTCAGGCGTAGGCTGTGTGAATTGTCTTGAACATAACGTCACTTGCTCGTATACAGCGCCACGAAAGACGCGTTTCTACGGGAGTGTGGATGATTTGAGTGATAG GTATCGATGTCTCGAAGCAATTGTCAGAGGCGCTTTTCCGAATGAAACTCTTGATCATGTTAGTGATCTTGCACAATTGGGTCAGAAGATGGGGTATAAAATGCCTGATGTTTCTGATCCCAACAGAACACATATAAGAGTTGAAGATCTGGTGCAGAATCCTTCTAGTAAAGAACGGACTCCGAGTACAGGCCCGGATATCATCACGGCCGATTCGAGGGCTGATACATCGCCGAGGAGTTCAAAGTCTCATAGTGAAGAACCGCACTCCTCGCTTGTGAAGGATAACTCTGGTCATGAGCACTATATCGGACCTTCAGGGACTCTGAACTTCTGGAATCAACTCCGGAATCTTGTTGACTCTAATAATAGCCCTTATCCATCGCCTGGTCGTGAAGGAGCCACCAAGTTTACGCAGGATAACACAAGTCGACTTTTGGAAACTGATGGacaagacgaagatgacCAACCACCACGTACTGCAGCAACACCTCAAGATGGACCATCCCCTGGATCCATCACCTCTGCTATTGCGCGCGACTTTACACGTCTTCCAACAGCAGACATGGATGAAATCCTCGGCCAGTTTCCCTCAAACGAAACCCTTGATCTACTTATCCAGTCATACTTCAAGAATGTTCACGACGACTTTCCTCTATTCCACAGAGCTACCTTTGAGGAAGAGTACGAAAGCTTCATCGTCGAAGCTCGCCGCAGTTCACGTCTTCCTTCGAGACCACTTCGATTACCGGACTGGGGTTGGATAGGCTGCCTTCATATGATTGTGGTATTTGGCTCTATCGCTGATAGGTCAATACCAAACGTTGATCATTCTGCTCTTCGACGAAGATCTATTGCAGTCGCTAGAGGTCTGCTCCCTCAGTTCATCTCGAAGTGCTCACTTACGAATGTTCGAGTTCTGCTCCTTCTTTCATTATTTCTACATAACAATAATGAAAGAAATGCTGCGTGGAACATTGCTGGAACAGCTACTCGAATCTCCTTTGCCCTTGGTCTTCATCGCTCAGACATGAGTGCCTCCTTCAGACCATTAGAGAGAGAAGTTAGAAAATGGGTCTTTTGTACGCTCTACTCCTTTGAGCAATTCCTTGCTTCAAGTCTTGGTCGACCTAGTGGCCTTCAAGAACTCGACGTCGAAGTCGTCCCACCACGAGAAGGCTTTGTCGAAGGAGGTATAGGAACTGATGCAAGACTCGTATCATGGTCTGTCAAACTTCAAGCCATTCTCGCGCGAACAAGACTTCTGCACGTTGACATAAATCGAAGTTCAGGGCCGACGTTGGATGAAATCTTGACTGCGCTGAATGGTTGGAAGAGGGACATTGGAAAAGCGCCTGGTCTCGATGTCTCGTGGATCAAGATGGAGGGGCCGGCCCTGGAATCTATCGATCATGAAGGAGCTGTTGATATGGAAGAATTAAAGATATCGTTGGCGTGGAAAACAAGAGCTCAACTTCGCGCCGTGTTACTTCTGCACATTCACTTTCATTATATCGCCATCGTGGCTACACGtccacttcttctccgcGACGTTGCAGCAGCACGGAAAGAAGACGCACCAAAAACTCCGGTTCCTACACATGCAGCTCTATGTGTGAAGCATGCATGTCAACTGAGTTATCTGATGATACTCCTAGATCACTTTGATGTTATCAATGGTCTTTCTGGCCTTGATATCTTTTATGCCTACTGCTCTGCTATGATACTAATCCTGCGGTTATTGCGGTTACGACCTGGCGAAGGTGCAGAGAGTATTGGACCAGATGAAGTAATGCTCCAGAGCAAAGTCCGACGTCTAGTCGCGACCTTACGAAATGTCATCAACCACACGGATAAATGCGGCTCAATGAAGAGATTGGCTCAAGTTGTAGATACATTCTCAGAGTGCGCCAACAATCCGACTGATCCTCCGGGTATAGCGAATTTGCCCCCGCAGGGAATCAACATGAACAATCCGCCGTATCCAGCTGGTTGGTCGGCTGAACAAGTACAAGCACAGCAGGGTCAAGGGATGGCACTTGGATCGATGGAAGGACTGTTGGACTTTTTGCCGTTTCCGGGGTTTGGGATGGCTGAAGGATCTATGGCGCAGTATGTGCCAGGGAGTGAGATGGAGATGACGGGATGGCATGATATGGAGTTTTTGATGGAGGGGTATGGGGATCAGAGTAGGACGAATTATTAG
- a CDS encoding Alpha/Beta hydrolase protein — protein sequence MASSLTLPDSRTLAYALDSSPKEGPLIILSNSLTAPLSVWDHVVKVLNSNGYRTLRYDQPGHGGSSAPKDLSPTFDSMAEDVHHLLKKLEINKVYSWIGVSMGASAGVYFTTKYPNVVSKLAICDTISSSPINAGTEDTFGPRVAAAREAGNLDSTIQSTLERWFGKEWLENNPQETQRMRTVMSGTTIDGFEACCNALRSETFDLRPKFAKIGSSVDDAICIVGEKDANLPETMKEMRDKIQEGFEAAGKSNKIDLVIIKNAGHVSFVDGFEQFTAEVLKWLKA from the coding sequence ATGGCTAGTTCTTTGACACTCCCCGATTCCAGAACGTTGGCCTACGCTTTGGACTCCTCCCCAAAAGAAGGACCCCTCATCATCTTGTCAAACTCCCTCACTGCACCTCTGTCAGTATGGGATCACGTCGTCAAGGTCCTCAACAGCAATGGTTATCGCACTCTACGCTATGATCAACCCGGCCATGGCGGATCATCCGCACCTAAGGATTTAAGCCCTACGTTTGACTCTATGGCTGAAGAcgtccatcatcttctcaagaagctggagatCAACAAGGTCTACTCATGGATTGGTGTCTCGATGGGTGCGTCTGCAGGCGTCTACTTCACCACCAAGTATCCCAATGTTGTAAGCAAGCTCGCCATCTGCGAcaccatctcttcatcgccCATAAACGCCGGCACAGAAGATACCTTTGGTCCTCGCGTCGCCGCAGCCCGAGAAGCAGGTAATCTCGACTCAACCATCCAAAGCACACTAGAGCGATGGTTCGGCAAAGAGTGGCTCGAGAACAACCCTCAGGAAACACAGCGTATGCGAACAGTCATGTCTGGAACTACGATCGATGGTTTCGAAGCATGTTGTAACGCACTGAGAAGCGAGACTTTTGATCTTCGACCGAAGTTTGCTAAGATTGGTTCGAGTGTCGATGATGCGATTTGTATCGTTGGCGAGAAGGATGCGAATCTACCGGAGACtatgaaggagatgagagatAAGATCCAAGAGGGGTTTGAAGCGGCGGGTAAGAGCAACAAGATTGATTTGGTGATTATCAAGAATGCTGGCCATGTTTCGTTTGTGGATGGTTTTGAGCAGTTCACCGCTGAGGTGTTGAAGTGGTTGAAGGCATGA
- a CDS encoding fungal-specific transcription factor domain-containing protein → MDHSQAEASDRERATSSSSTATPRKFSIRSNFGKARQPRSRKNRPCDACRRRKTACVITSEPPCLFCKSRGLVCQSLSDTDPLAHRPTSGPGPESSRGQDALSPASASASVSASGTSAISPSAPSEATRHRSESAAVVHNGLVRHPVPAPGEGSLDRSISLDPPRLEPNQEVAYALEDVPGRTAHAMALGSEQDPYFLDAFRSVLLSEREGIDANFVQVYHGGPDVDDYPMHFLLLLDEFPDHKNEARQVASDAIERIVWPHGPALVRLYFRHVHVGFPVIHKTRFLRQYATAKLDIPSSLRGAVYALACVFWKQDATLAGIPCPFQQHELTNNAQEALRRELDAPNLSRLMSALLLMHMVPPEIDSVETPYVWVMACQATATAQMLGLHQDPDKWNIAPWEKRLRKKLWWAVFYTDCWSAVSHGNPPHISYESFTTPPPDMDDLRSGEDIPDDLRYMIDPEDATFRVSDGARFLEMITVSREMRAILDCSYGVRSTQQTRTQLIPIRDTLKEWPSLIPSCLAVRPYAHNGPLHISFFATQVLLFRGLMFPATRAAKVTPGSNLQRWLSTALAEFELFTTFMAYITEEELTSFWGRFARTQLILCGNFLIYLFLLASDPRDIEAAYRLLEKFHQSLQRLGATEDVAAKVFLRPVILRIDSFFMQATELIKHGRTVVLEPPVMTVPRGES, encoded by the exons ATGGATCACTCTCAGGCTGAGGCTAGCGATCGGGAACGGgcaacttcttcctcgtccacTGCTACACCCCGCAAGTTCAGCATTCGCAGTAACTTTGGTAAAGCCCGTCAGCCACGGAGCCGCAAGAACAGACCCTGCGACGCCTGTCGTCGCCGGAAGACTGCTTGTGTCATCACCTCTGAACCCCCTT GCCTTTTCTGTAAAAGCAGAGGCTTGGTATGCCAGTCCCTCTCCGATACTGACCCTCTAGCCCACCGGCCTACATCCGGCCCTGGGCCCGAGTCCTCCAGAGGCCAAGATGCACTAAGCCCGGCGTCTGCATCTGCTTCTGTATCTGCATCTGGCACATCGGCCATCTCACCGTCGGCGCCATCTGAAGCTACTCGGCACAGATCCGAGTCCGCAGCCGTTGTACACAACGGTCTCGTGCGCCATCCCGTGCCAGCTCCTGGAGAAGGTTCCCTGGATCGAAGCATCAGCCTAGATCCACCGCGCCTGGAGCCTAATCAAGAAGTCGCCTACGCTCTTGAAGATGTCCCAGGCCGTACGGCGCACGCCATGGCGTTAGGCTCAGAGCAGGACCCTTACTTCCTCGACGCCTTTAGATCCGTGCTTCTCAGTGAGCGCGAGGGCATTGACGCCAACTTTGTGCAGGTCTACCATGGCGGGCCTGATGTGGATGATTACCCGATGCACTTCCTCCTGCTGCTTGACGAGTTCCCCGATCACAAGAACGAGGCTAGGCAGGTGGCGTCCGATGCGATAGAGCGCATCGTCTGGCCCCACGGCCCGGCCCTCGTCCGTCTTTATTTCCGGCACGTTCACGTAGGATTCCCCGTCATCCACAAGACTCGCTTCCTTCGGCAATACGCGACCGCCAAGCTTGACATACCCTCGTCGCTACGGGGCGCCGTTTACGCCTTGGCGTGTGTGTTCTGGAAGCAGGACGCAACGCTTGCGGGAATACCTTGTCCATTCCAGCAGCATGAGCTCACTAACAATGCCCAAGAAGCGTTGAGACGAGAACTTGATGCGCCTAATCTCTCCAGGCTAATGTCAGCCCTGCTGCTGATGCACATGGTACCCCCAGAGATTGACAGCGTTGAGACACCGTATGTATGGGTAATGGCCTGTCAAGCCACAGCAACAGCGCAGATGCTCGGTCTGCACCAAGACCCTGACAAGTGGAACATAGCACCCTGGGAGAAGAGGTTACGCAAAAAGCTCTGGTGGGCAGTCTTTTACACAGACTGCTGGTCAGCTGTAAGCCACGGTAATCCCCCGCATATAAGCTACGAGTCCTTCACGACTCCACCCCCGGACATGGATGATCTGCGGTCTGGCGAGGATATCCCTGACGATCTTCGCTATATGATCGATCCTGAGGATGCCACGTTCCGCGTGTCTGACGGTGCACGCTTTCTTGAAATGATCACTGTGTCTCGGGAGATGCGTGCCATCCTTGACTGCAGCTA CGGTGTACGATCAACTCAACAGACGCGTACTCAACTGATACCTATCCGAGACACCCTCAAGGAATGGCCCAGCCTCATCCCAAGCTGTTTGGCCGTGAGACCCTACGCCCATAACG GACCCCTTCACATATCCTTCTTCGCTACGCAGGTGCTGCTCTTCCGGGGTCTAATGTTCCCAGCCACAAGAGCCGCAAAGGTCACACCAGGATCTAATCTTCAGCGATGGCTCTCCACCGCACTAGCAGAGTTCGAGCTCTTTACGACATTCATGGCGTACATTACTGAGGAGGAACTAACAAGCTTCTGGGGAAGAT TTGCCCGAACGCAACTTATCTTGTGCGGAAACTTTCTGATctatctcttcttgctggcGAGTGATCCGCGAGATATCGAGGCTGCTTATCggttgttggagaagtttCATCAGTCATTGCAGCGACTTGGTGCTACGGAGGATGTAGCTGCAAAGGTTTTCTTGCGACCTGTTATTCTGAGGATTGATTCGTTCTTCATGCAAGCTACAGAGCTGATCAAGCATGGAAGAACGGTTGTTCTGGAACCACCTGTCATGACAGTTCCAAGGGGTGAATCTTGA